The following coding sequences are from one Hymenobacter sp. DG25A window:
- a CDS encoding glycerophosphodiester phosphodiesterase has product MKQPIRQVLLLCGAWLLLTVANAQSVAMAPVAAVPLRQLQVLGHAGSGFLTPINPFNALPPSSLRGIERALERGADGVEIDIQLSQDSVPMLYHNTELATLTNAREGCISTRSAAFITSLSYRAGWPYDWFQQERPQRLDTLLARLIKRPTFPYLHLDLHEEDACTGYGDGGRSLALVRALATLFNQYQVPAERVLILTNQPATLQYIQQQMPLVARGLEVTQDFAAGLQQARSAGVQVVVMSKYVATPERSARVHSTGMKVVIFGGRSPRAIRRLLRCQPDAIEVDNLRQLLRMRSKALGA; this is encoded by the coding sequence ATGAAACAACCTATCCGCCAGGTGCTCCTGCTATGTGGGGCCTGGCTGCTGCTTACCGTCGCCAATGCCCAGTCGGTGGCCATGGCACCGGTAGCTGCCGTGCCGCTGCGCCAGTTACAGGTGCTGGGCCATGCCGGCTCAGGCTTTTTAACGCCCATCAACCCCTTTAATGCCTTGCCGCCCAGCAGCCTGCGCGGTATTGAGCGGGCTTTGGAGCGGGGGGCTGATGGGGTAGAAATTGATATTCAGCTCAGTCAGGACAGTGTGCCGATGCTCTATCATAACACGGAGCTGGCCACGCTCACCAATGCCCGGGAAGGCTGCATCAGCACCCGTTCGGCCGCTTTTATCACCAGCCTGAGCTATCGGGCCGGCTGGCCCTACGATTGGTTCCAGCAGGAGCGTCCCCAACGCCTGGATACCCTATTGGCCCGCCTGATCAAACGCCCCACGTTCCCTTATCTGCACCTGGATCTGCACGAAGAAGATGCCTGTACCGGTTATGGTGATGGTGGTCGTTCCCTGGCCCTGGTACGGGCGCTGGCAACGCTGTTTAACCAGTATCAGGTGCCGGCGGAGCGGGTACTGATTCTGACCAACCAGCCCGCCACCCTACAGTATATTCAACAGCAAATGCCTTTGGTAGCCCGGGGCCTGGAAGTAACGCAGGATTTTGCGGCCGGGCTGCAGCAGGCCCGGTCTGCCGGGGTACAGGTGGTGGTGATGTCCAAGTACGTAGCTACCCCGGAGCGTAGTGCCCGGGTGCATAGCACCGGAATGAAAGTCGTTATCTTCGGAGGCCGCTCACCCCGGGCTATTCGCCGGTTGTTACGCTGCCAGCCCGATGCCATAGAAGTAGATAACCTGCGGCAACTGCTTCGGATGCGAAGCAAAGCATTGGGAGCGTAA
- a CDS encoding GDP-mannose 4,6-dehydratase, with the protein MASILVTGCAGFIGSHLCDRLLQQGHRVVGLDNFDPFYPRAIKQANMANLLTQERFSFHEADLQDGIDALVDALPADPIEIVVHLAAKAGVGPSVKEPAAYLQNNVIGTTHLLEWMRLRDIQKLFFASSSSVYGNTRELPFREDMNLQATCISPYAASKLSGEQLTYTYHHLYGLDVLNARFFTVYGPRQRPDLAIHKFVRRLRAGEAIPVFGDGSTARDYTFVLDTVDGIARGVDYLLSHSGVYETINLGNHRPVALLELIQAVGEAVGCEPQLEFQPMQAGDVDVTYADISKAKQLLGYSPQTTLQDGLRDFVQWMDQQEE; encoded by the coding sequence ATGGCGTCTATTCTGGTTACGGGTTGTGCGGGTTTTATTGGCTCCCACCTTTGTGACAGGCTACTACAGCAGGGCCACCGCGTGGTGGGTCTGGACAACTTCGACCCATTTTACCCGCGGGCCATTAAGCAGGCTAACATGGCCAACCTGCTTACCCAGGAAAGGTTCAGCTTTCATGAAGCCGACCTGCAGGATGGCATCGATGCCTTGGTGGACGCCCTGCCCGCCGACCCAATTGAAATAGTAGTGCACCTGGCCGCCAAGGCCGGCGTGGGGCCTTCCGTGAAAGAGCCGGCCGCCTATCTGCAGAATAACGTCATCGGGACCACCCACCTGCTGGAATGGATGCGCCTGCGCGACATTCAGAAGCTGTTCTTTGCTTCCTCCTCATCGGTATACGGCAACACCCGGGAGCTGCCCTTCCGGGAGGATATGAACCTGCAGGCCACCTGCATTTCGCCCTACGCGGCCTCCAAGCTTTCCGGCGAGCAGCTGACCTATACCTACCACCACCTCTACGGGCTTGATGTGCTCAATGCCCGGTTTTTCACGGTGTATGGCCCCCGCCAGCGCCCCGATCTGGCCATTCATAAGTTTGTGCGCCGCCTGCGGGCCGGGGAAGCCATTCCGGTATTCGGCGACGGCAGCACGGCCCGCGACTACACCTTTGTGCTGGATACCGTGGATGGCATTGCCCGCGGGGTTGACTACCTGCTGAGCCATTCCGGCGTGTATGAAACCATCAACCTGGGCAACCATCGGCCGGTAGCCCTGCTGGAGCTGATTCAGGCCGTAGGCGAAGCCGTGGGCTGCGAGCCGCAGCTGGAGTTCCAGCCCATGCAGGCCGGCGACGTAGACGTGACCTACGCCGATATCTCCAAAGCCAAACAACTGCTGGGCTACTCCCCCCAAACTACCCTGCAGGACGGCCTGAGGGACTTCGTGCAGTGGATGGATCAGCAGGAGGAATAA
- a CDS encoding lipid-A-disaccharide synthase N-terminal domain-containing protein: protein MTTQTVALGIGLVSQLLFSSRIVLQWIQSERAKRVLVPTLFWQISLISSFLMIVYGILRHDPIILAAQIISYGIYIRNLQLLGEWRKLNPWFRAGAYVFPVAMLAWFVAGNQHFSLRTMLDNRIPGGVLLLGAIGQTIFLLRFVYQWLYSERKGESTLPLSFWVISLLGSALILVYALLRQDVVLIIGNVFGTVVYARNIVLLRREQARLQQQPETSVV, encoded by the coding sequence ATGACCACACAGACCGTAGCGCTGGGCATTGGACTGGTTTCGCAGCTCTTGTTTTCCAGCCGTATTGTGCTGCAATGGATACAGAGCGAGCGGGCCAAGCGGGTGCTGGTGCCCACGCTGTTCTGGCAGATCAGCCTGATATCATCGTTTCTGATGATAGTATACGGCATTCTGCGCCACGACCCTATTATCCTGGCGGCACAAATCATCAGCTACGGTATATACATCCGCAACCTACAGCTGCTGGGCGAGTGGCGCAAGCTGAACCCCTGGTTTCGGGCGGGGGCGTATGTGTTTCCGGTGGCTATGCTGGCCTGGTTTGTAGCCGGTAATCAGCACTTCAGTCTGCGTACCATGCTGGATAACCGTATTCCCGGCGGGGTGCTGCTGTTGGGGGCTATTGGGCAAACCATTTTCCTGCTACGCTTTGTGTATCAGTGGCTGTACTCGGAGCGCAAGGGCGAATCGACGCTGCCGTTGAGTTTCTGGGTAATTAGCCTGCTGGGCTCCGCGCTCATTCTGGTTTATGCGCTGCTGCGCCAGGATGTGGTGCTTATCATTGGCAATGTGTTCGGCACGGTGGTGTATGCCCGCAATATTGTGCTGCTGCGCCGTGAGCAGGCCCGCCTGCAGCAGCAACCCGAAACGTCCGTGGTTTAG
- a CDS encoding glycosyltransferase yields the protein MPNHASAYLTLQTLTVLVPVYNEEESLQQFVVEMNKFLEKTPVATTVLFVNDGSTDNSLPILRDICRHDSRYEYISLSQNRGLSTAIKAGVDHCRTTLIGYIDSDIQTSPMDFLKFFAFFPEYDMVNGIRAKRQDTVVKKLSSKVANTVRRTLINDGIQDTGCPLKIMKMEYARRLPLFHGMHRFLGALVQLQGGRVKQIPVQHFPRFAGTAKYNLWNRAWKPLVDTFGFRWIRSRWKNYEIGEHHRAETTGR from the coding sequence ATGCCCAACCACGCCTCCGCTTACCTGACCCTGCAAACCCTGACCGTTCTGGTTCCCGTGTACAACGAAGAAGAGAGCCTGCAGCAGTTTGTGGTGGAGATGAATAAGTTTCTGGAAAAAACGCCGGTAGCTACCACCGTCCTGTTTGTGAATGATGGCTCTACGGACAACTCCCTGCCCATTCTGCGCGACATCTGCCGGCATGATTCCCGCTACGAATACATATCCCTGAGCCAGAACCGGGGCCTGAGCACGGCCATTAAAGCCGGGGTAGACCATTGCCGCACCACGCTCATCGGCTACATCGACTCCGATATCCAGACCTCGCCCATGGACTTCCTGAAGTTCTTCGCGTTCTTCCCGGAGTATGATATGGTAAACGGCATCCGGGCCAAGCGGCAGGATACCGTGGTGAAGAAGCTTTCCTCCAAGGTGGCCAACACGGTGCGCCGGACCCTCATCAACGACGGCATACAGGATACGGGCTGCCCGCTCAAGATTATGAAGATGGAGTATGCCCGCCGGCTTCCCCTTTTTCATGGCATGCACCGCTTTCTGGGGGCTTTGGTGCAGCTGCAGGGCGGCCGCGTAAAGCAGATTCCGGTGCAGCACTTCCCGCGCTTTGCCGGCACGGCCAAGTACAACCTCTGGAACCGCGCCTGGAAGCCCCTGGTTGATACTTTTGGCTTCCGCTGGATACGCTCCCGCTGGAAAAACTACGAAATTGGCGAGCATCACCGCGCAGAAACCACGGGGCGCTAA
- the hisIE gene encoding bifunctional phosphoribosyl-AMP cyclohydrolase/phosphoribosyl-ATP diphosphatase HisIE: MDFAKMPDGLIPVIVQDAHTGQVLMLGYQNEEAQRVTQETGRVTFYSRSKQRLWTKGETSGNYLTVVSQHPDCDQDALLIRAIPDGPTCHRGTTSCFEQLDQTAYPAPAVSFIAELERLVQRRQQFPEEDSKSYTASLFRKGMPKIAQKVGEEAVETVIDAVAGNVEGLKGEAADLLYHLLVLLTASGLSLEDVVAVLRQRHSTISGGVRREE, from the coding sequence ATGGACTTTGCTAAAATGCCCGATGGGCTTATTCCCGTTATCGTGCAGGATGCCCACACCGGGCAGGTGCTGATGCTGGGCTATCAGAATGAGGAAGCGCAGCGCGTAACCCAGGAAACCGGCCGCGTAACGTTCTATTCCCGCTCCAAACAACGCCTCTGGACCAAGGGCGAAACCTCGGGTAACTACCTCACCGTGGTCAGCCAGCACCCCGACTGTGACCAGGATGCGCTGCTTATCCGGGCCATTCCCGATGGGCCAACCTGCCACCGCGGCACCACCAGCTGCTTTGAGCAACTGGATCAGACGGCTTACCCGGCGCCGGCAGTGAGCTTTATTGCCGAGCTGGAACGGCTGGTGCAGCGCCGGCAGCAGTTTCCGGAGGAAGACTCGAAGTCATACACGGCTTCACTGTTCCGGAAGGGAATGCCCAAAATTGCACAGAAAGTGGGAGAGGAGGCCGTAGAAACAGTTATTGATGCTGTAGCGGGCAACGTGGAAGGGCTGAAAGGCGAAGCGGCTGATCTGCTGTATCATTTGCTGGTATTGCTTACTGCCTCGGGGTTATCCTTGGAAGATGTGGTGGCCGTGCTGCGGCAGCGCCATTCCACTATTTCCGGGGGCGTGCGCCGGGAAGAATAG
- the hisF gene encoding imidazole glycerol phosphate synthase subunit HisF — MLTKRIIPCLDIKDGRTVKGVRFEGLRDAGDPVALASRYAREGADELVFLDITATNQKRATLIALVRDVARELDIPFTVGGGIGTVADVEVLLMNGADKVSINSAALARPELIDELAARFGSQCIVVAADTRYNDAAGWQVYTRAGTNNTGRDAVQWCREAADRGAGEILLTSMSNDGTKDGFALDITGAVSRAVSVPVVASGGAGSKQDFTNVFLQAHADAGLAASIFHFGEIGIRELKEHLRQDGIPVRL, encoded by the coding sequence ATGCTGACCAAACGAATCATTCCCTGCCTGGATATAAAAGATGGCCGCACCGTAAAAGGCGTGCGTTTTGAGGGCCTGCGCGATGCCGGCGACCCGGTGGCGCTGGCATCGCGCTATGCCCGCGAAGGCGCCGACGAGCTGGTATTCCTCGATATTACAGCTACCAACCAAAAGCGCGCCACGCTGATAGCGCTGGTGCGTGATGTGGCCCGCGAGCTGGATATTCCATTCACCGTAGGTGGCGGCATTGGCACCGTGGCGGATGTAGAGGTACTGCTGATGAACGGAGCCGATAAGGTAAGCATCAATTCGGCCGCTCTGGCGCGCCCGGAGCTGATTGATGAGCTGGCAGCCCGCTTCGGAAGCCAGTGCATTGTGGTGGCCGCCGATACGCGCTATAACGATGCCGCCGGCTGGCAGGTCTACACCCGGGCCGGCACCAACAACACCGGCCGCGATGCCGTGCAATGGTGCCGCGAAGCCGCCGACCGGGGCGCCGGCGAAATTCTGCTGACCTCCATGAGCAACGACGGCACCAAGGATGGATTTGCCCTGGATATTACCGGTGCCGTAAGCCGGGCTGTGTCGGTGCCGGTGGTGGCGTCCGGCGGGGCGGGCTCCAAGCAGGACTTCACCAACGTATTCCTGCAGGCCCACGCCGATGCCGGACTGGCCGCTAGTATTTTCCACTTCGGGGAAATTGGTATCCGGGAATTGAAGGAGCACCTGCGCCAGGATGGTATTCCCGTCCGGCTGTAG